A genomic segment from uncultured Alistipes sp. encodes:
- a CDS encoding zeta toxin family protein produces the protein MPKLYIIAGCNGAGKTTASYTVLPEMLGCKEFVNADEIAKGLSPFNPESVAIEAGRLMLQRMDDLLSEGADFAFETTLATRSYVKFIERAHAKGYFVTLLYFWLPTPEQAIERVATRVSEGGHNIPSDVIRRRYANGLRNLTMLYTPVCDFWSIYDNSSADAEIKIIASGEKNATIQIEDTLSYKIITDHERD, from the coding sequence ATGCCAAAACTATATATCATAGCTGGTTGCAACGGTGCAGGGAAAACGACTGCATCCTACACCGTGTTGCCCGAAATGCTCGGTTGCAAAGAGTTTGTCAATGCAGACGAGATTGCAAAGGGGCTATCACCGTTCAATCCCGAAAGCGTGGCGATCGAGGCAGGTCGGTTGATGCTGCAACGCATGGATGATTTACTTTCAGAGGGTGCGGATTTTGCTTTTGAAACGACATTGGCAACCCGTTCCTATGTAAAGTTTATCGAACGGGCACACGCAAAAGGTTATTTCGTAACCCTGCTTTACTTTTGGCTGCCAACACCCGAACAAGCTATCGAGCGCGTTGCGACACGGGTAAGCGAGGGTGGTCACAATATACCATCGGATGTAATTCGCCGTCGTTATGCAAACGGACTACGCAACTTGACAATGCTTTATACACCCGTTTGCGATTTTTGGTCGATATACGACAATAGTTCGGCAGACGCGGAAATTAAAATCATTGCATCGGGAGAGAAAAATGCAACTATTCAAATTGAAGATACGTTATCTTATAAAATCATTACAGACCATGAGCGAGATTGA
- a CDS encoding IS4 family transposase: protein MFQDKYVFSQLTAFLNRTQFNNYVRKYDGNRYVKHFTCWNQMLAMMFGQQSNRESLRDLIVAFEAHRAKQYHLGLGREPIAKTTLATANQNRDYRIFEGFAFYMMKEACEKRTTNILDISGKKYAFDSTTIPLCLATFPWAKFRSKKGGVKAHVLYDIEAQVPAFYTVTTASKHDSTAMSSIHYEPNAYYIFDRAYDSFKELYRIHLTDSFFVVRAKTNLKYKTVRWKRRMPKNIMTDAEVKLTGYLSEKKYPESFRLVRYYDEEDDREFTFLTNAKQLSALDVADLYKKRWLIELFFKWLKQHLKIKKFWGTAENAVRIQISVAIITYCLVAIVQHDMKLKRSTYEVLQIFSISLTDKTHLRDLFDKTNFNDVKDLNDPLIPGLFD, encoded by the coding sequence ATGTTCCAAGACAAATACGTATTCTCTCAATTAACCGCTTTTCTGAACAGGACTCAGTTCAACAACTATGTTCGCAAGTATGATGGCAACAGATATGTGAAACATTTCACTTGCTGGAATCAGATGCTCGCGATGATGTTTGGACAACAGAGTAACCGTGAGAGTCTGCGAGACTTAATCGTTGCTTTCGAGGCGCATAGGGCCAAGCAATATCATCTTGGTTTAGGACGTGAACCGATAGCCAAGACAACTCTTGCGACAGCGAACCAGAACCGTGATTACAGAATCTTCGAAGGCTTTGCATTCTATATGATGAAGGAAGCCTGCGAGAAGCGGACGACCAACATCCTTGACATTTCCGGAAAGAAATATGCGTTTGATTCAACAACGATTCCGTTGTGTCTTGCAACATTCCCATGGGCAAAGTTCCGAAGCAAGAAAGGAGGGGTGAAAGCTCATGTCTTATACGACATTGAAGCACAAGTTCCTGCCTTCTATACTGTAACCACTGCATCAAAGCATGATTCCACAGCAATGTCTTCAATCCATTATGAACCAAATGCTTATTATATATTCGACAGGGCTTATGACTCCTTTAAAGAACTCTATAGGATACATCTTACAGACTCTTTCTTTGTTGTCAGAGCCAAGACGAACTTAAAGTATAAGACAGTCAGATGGAAGCGAAGAATGCCAAAGAACATAATGACAGATGCGGAAGTGAAACTGACCGGATATCTCTCCGAGAAAAAATATCCTGAGTCATTCAGACTCGTCCGATATTACGACGAAGAGGATGACCGTGAGTTCACTTTTTTGACGAATGCAAAACAACTTTCTGCACTGGATGTCGCCGATCTTTATAAGAAAAGATGGTTAATCGAGCTGTTCTTCAAATGGCTCAAGCAGCATCTCAAGATAAAGAAATTCTGGGGCACAGCAGAGAACGCTGTTCGCATACAAATCAGTGTGGCTATTATCACGTACTGTCTTGTGGCTATTGTCCAACATGATATGAAGTTGAAACGTTCAACCTATGAAGTTTTACAAATTTTCAGCATATCATTGACTGACAAAACCCACTTGCGTGACCTGTTCGACAAGACTAATTTCAATGATGTCAAAGATCTAAATGATCCCCTGATTCCGGGGCTTTTTGATTAA
- a CDS encoding site-specific integrase, translating into MKEVSCKVLLYLKRSSQTASGQAPIMCRVTVGRSMVQFSSKLTCTPALWNVRERRLSGKSREAVETNARIEKLLLGIHEAVKSLSTRPGGFDAEAVKNQYQGSLETRMTLLRLLDRYIEGLRSRVGIDCARTTLSTYVYTRRSLEAFIRRRFGLPDLAFGQLNEQFIREYQDFTQTEQGYALQTVRHYLAVVKKICRLAFKEGHSEKLHFAYYKLPRQVETTPKALSRASFEKIRDLDIPAQRRSLSLSRDLFLFACYTGTSYADVSRLTGENLYTDESGALWLKYRRKKTDYQARVKLLPEALVLLDKYRDAERETLFPHQSADVVKANMKGLRGLTGIPEALTYHAGRHSFASLITLDEGVPIETISRMLGHSNIQTTQIYARVTPRKLFEDMDRLIAATSDLKLIL; encoded by the coding sequence ATGAAAGAAGTCAGTTGCAAGGTTTTGCTCTACCTGAAAAGGAGCTCCCAGACCGCTTCGGGTCAGGCCCCGATCATGTGCCGCGTGACGGTCGGCCGATCGATGGTGCAGTTCAGCAGCAAGCTCACCTGTACACCCGCGTTGTGGAATGTCCGCGAGCGGCGCCTCAGCGGCAAGAGCCGCGAAGCCGTGGAGACCAACGCTCGGATCGAGAAGCTGCTGCTCGGAATCCATGAGGCCGTCAAGAGCCTCTCGACCCGCCCGGGAGGGTTCGATGCCGAGGCGGTCAAAAACCAGTACCAGGGCAGTCTGGAGACCCGCATGACCCTTCTCCGCCTGCTGGACCGCTACATCGAAGGACTCCGCAGCCGGGTGGGTATCGACTGCGCCCGAACCACGCTGAGCACCTACGTCTACACGCGACGCTCGCTGGAGGCATTTATCCGCCGAAGGTTCGGACTCCCGGACCTTGCCTTCGGACAACTGAACGAACAGTTCATCCGCGAGTATCAGGATTTCACGCAGACGGAGCAGGGTTACGCCCTGCAGACGGTGCGCCACTACCTGGCCGTGGTGAAGAAGATCTGCCGCCTGGCCTTCAAGGAGGGACACTCCGAGAAACTGCATTTCGCCTACTACAAGCTGCCCCGACAGGTGGAGACGACACCCAAAGCGTTGAGCCGCGCCAGCTTCGAAAAGATCCGCGATCTGGACATTCCCGCACAGCGACGGTCGCTCTCGCTGAGCCGCGATCTCTTCCTCTTCGCCTGCTATACGGGCACCTCCTATGCGGACGTTTCGCGCCTGACCGGAGAGAACCTCTACACGGATGAATCGGGCGCCTTGTGGCTCAAATACCGGCGGAAGAAGACCGACTACCAGGCCCGTGTAAAACTGCTTCCCGAGGCGCTGGTCCTGCTCGACAAATACCGCGATGCGGAGCGGGAGACACTCTTCCCGCACCAGTCGGCCGACGTAGTGAAGGCCAACATGAAGGGACTTCGGGGCCTGACCGGTATCCCGGAGGCGCTGACCTACCACGCCGGGCGGCACAGCTTCGCCAGTCTGATCACCCTCGATGAAGGGGTTCCGATCGAGACCATCAGCCGGATGCTGGGCCACAGCAACATCCAGACCACGCAGATCTATGCACGCGTCACGCCCCGGAAACTCTTCGAGGATATGGACCGGCTGATCGCCGCCACAAGCGACCTGAAACTCATCCTGTAA
- a CDS encoding tyrosine-type recombinase/integrase: MRSTFRVFCYIDRQKVRADGTTAVWCRLSIDGKRAVLTTGLYCRPEMWDPRRGEILSPRENNHLEAFRQRVVRTYEQMLEEQGVVSAAMLKERLVGRHPVPTTLLATGEAELERLARRAERIGSSSTWRESRLMQGNLRRFLQSRGEEDLPLRDLTEAFGQAFKLYLKSSQQRSPSYVNRSLTWLNRLAYIAVDREILRCNPLEDLPYEKKIPPRHRAISREDLQRLLTHPQADPRLELIRRMFLFSCLTGLAYADMQSLYPHHIGQTAEGRSYIRKQRVKTRIEAFIPLHPIAEQILARYNRTDDTQPVFPLGPRDGIWHDIHQLGIIVGIRENLSYHQSRHSFGTLAISAGLSIESIAKMMGHANISTTQGYAQITEQKISEDMDRLIRRRARRQGESPAKM, encoded by the coding sequence ATGCGAAGTACCTTTCGAGTCTTCTGTTATATCGATCGCCAGAAGGTCCGGGCGGACGGCACGACAGCCGTCTGGTGCCGGTTGAGTATCGACGGCAAGCGTGCCGTACTGACAACGGGCCTCTATTGCCGGCCCGAGATGTGGGATCCCCGCCGCGGGGAGATCCTTTCACCCCGGGAGAACAACCATCTGGAAGCCTTCCGCCAGCGGGTTGTCCGCACCTACGAACAGATGCTGGAGGAGCAGGGCGTGGTGAGCGCCGCAATGCTGAAGGAGCGGCTTGTCGGGCGCCATCCGGTTCCGACGACCTTGCTGGCGACGGGTGAGGCGGAACTCGAGCGGCTGGCGCGCCGTGCCGAACGGATCGGCTCGTCCTCCACGTGGAGGGAGTCGCGCCTCATGCAGGGCAACCTGCGGCGCTTCCTGCAAAGCCGCGGCGAGGAGGATCTCCCGCTGCGGGATCTGACCGAGGCATTCGGGCAGGCCTTCAAACTCTACCTGAAGAGCTCGCAGCAACGCAGCCCCTCCTACGTCAATCGCAGCCTGACCTGGCTCAACCGACTGGCCTATATCGCCGTCGACCGGGAGATCCTGCGATGCAACCCGCTGGAGGATCTCCCGTACGAGAAGAAAATCCCGCCGCGCCATCGGGCCATCAGCCGCGAGGATCTGCAGCGCCTGCTGACACACCCGCAGGCGGATCCGCGGCTGGAGCTGATCCGCCGGATGTTTCTCTTCTCCTGCCTGACGGGACTTGCCTATGCGGACATGCAGTCGCTCTACCCGCACCACATCGGACAGACCGCCGAGGGTCGGAGCTACATCCGCAAGCAGCGGGTCAAGACCCGCATCGAGGCCTTCATCCCGCTGCATCCCATCGCCGAGCAGATCCTCGCGCGCTACAATCGGACGGACGACACGCAGCCGGTCTTCCCGTTGGGACCACGCGACGGAATCTGGCACGACATCCACCAGCTGGGCATCATCGTCGGCATCCGGGAGAATCTTTCATACCACCAGAGCCGCCACAGCTTCGGCACGCTGGCCATCTCCGCCGGGCTTTCCATCGAGAGTATCGCCAAGATGATGGGACATGCGAACATCTCCACCACCCAGGGCTACGCACAGATCACCGAGCAGAAGATCTCCGAGGATATGGACCGCCTAATCCGCCGCCGCGCACGACGGCAGGGCGAATCCCCGGCGAAGATGTAG
- a CDS encoding helix-turn-helix domain-containing protein yields the protein MGNELITEHDERIRSYFQALERLSKALEALFSKRKSSLDGESFYTDEELSQRLKISRRSLQDYRNQGRIPYIKLGGKILYRSSDVERMLEEGYRNEFR from the coding sequence ATGGGCAATGAATTGATTACGGAGCATGACGAGCGGATCCGCTCGTACTTCCAGGCGCTGGAGCGTCTTTCCAAGGCGTTGGAGGCGTTGTTTTCGAAGCGCAAGTCTTCGTTGGACGGAGAAAGTTTTTATACGGACGAGGAGCTTTCGCAGCGGCTGAAGATCAGCCGCCGGAGTTTACAGGATTACCGCAATCAAGGACGGATTCCCTACATCAAGCTGGGCGGCAAGATCCTCTACCGCTCCTCGGATGTCGAGCGGATGCTGGAGGAGGGGTATCGCAACGAGTTCCGATAG
- a CDS encoding helix-turn-helix domain-containing protein translates to MGIVNVESRTFERMLARFEEFARRMDALCHAHRIGEPEPWLDNQQVCQLLNISKRTLQTLRGNGSLSYTQINHKIYYRAEDVRSFLAVLEARRMHDQKRRNRV, encoded by the coding sequence ATGGGAATAGTCAATGTAGAATCCCGAACCTTTGAGCGGATGCTCGCGCGGTTCGAGGAGTTCGCCCGACGGATGGACGCACTCTGCCATGCGCACCGCATCGGCGAGCCGGAGCCGTGGCTGGACAACCAGCAGGTCTGCCAGCTGCTGAATATCTCCAAACGGACGTTGCAGACCCTTCGCGGCAACGGGTCGCTCTCCTACACGCAGATCAACCACAAGATCTACTACCGGGCAGAAGATGTGCGGTCGTTCCTTGCGGTGCTGGAAGCACGGCGCATGCACGACCAGAAGCGCAGAAACAGGGTATAA
- a CDS encoding DUF3408 domain-containing protein, with protein MQEQKNELRGDSRTASLDSGTLSRKVSNYERLFLLPVKTAALHGKAIYVRPEFHQRILRIVRLLDDDKISMYSYLDRVLEHHFASFDEEITVWCRNRIQSLSRDLKTTLTWE; from the coding sequence ATGCAAGAACAGAAGAATGAACTTCGGGGCGACAGCCGAACGGCATCCCTCGACTCCGGGACTTTATCGAGAAAAGTCTCCAACTACGAACGCCTCTTCCTACTGCCGGTTAAGACCGCGGCTCTCCACGGCAAGGCCATTTATGTCCGTCCGGAGTTTCACCAACGGATCCTGCGAATCGTGCGACTCCTCGACGACGACAAGATCTCGATGTACAGCTATCTGGACCGCGTGCTGGAACATCACTTCGCAAGCTTTGACGAGGAGATTACGGTCTGGTGCCGCAATCGGATCCAGTCGCTTTCCCGGGATCTTAAAACGACACTGACATGGGAATAG
- a CDS encoding anaerobic sulfatase-maturation protein, translated as MLKPAGSTCNLDYHYCYYLDKAVQYGGRQAVMSDELLELYIRQYIEANEVDVVQFCWHGGEPLLLGIDFYRKAMELQQKYADGKRIENTLQTNGTLVDEAWCDLFAGNNFLVGISLDGPQDIHDSFRVTKGGKPTFERVMQTVSMFQHGGVEYNTLSVVNRLCEGRGGEIYRFFRDEVHSKYMQFLPAVEHVVDVEGFHRPLIVSPDREGARLAEWSVTAGGYGRFLCDIFDEWVVSDVGRTFVQMFDASLAQWCGVQPGVCSMGETCGDALVVEHNGDVYSCDHFVYPEYLLGNIRETTLAEIYRSKKRRDFGLAKRNALPAECLRCKYYFACRGECPKHRFETGSDGCRKNSLCEGLKAYFRHVEPYMDYMRDLLSKQQSPARVIPFARKRMGLM; from the coding sequence ATGCTCAAACCCGCGGGCTCGACCTGCAACCTCGACTACCACTACTGCTACTATCTGGATAAGGCCGTGCAGTACGGCGGCCGGCAGGCGGTGATGAGCGACGAACTGCTCGAACTTTACATCCGCCAGTATATCGAAGCCAACGAGGTGGATGTCGTGCAGTTCTGCTGGCACGGCGGCGAGCCCCTGCTGCTGGGAATCGACTTCTACCGCAAGGCGATGGAGCTGCAGCAAAAATACGCCGACGGCAAGCGGATCGAGAACACGCTGCAGACCAACGGCACGCTGGTCGACGAGGCGTGGTGCGACCTTTTTGCGGGCAATAATTTTCTGGTGGGCATCTCGCTAGACGGCCCGCAGGACATTCACGACTCGTTCCGCGTGACGAAGGGCGGCAAGCCGACCTTCGAGCGGGTGATGCAGACGGTTTCGATGTTCCAGCACGGCGGCGTGGAGTACAACACGCTGAGTGTCGTGAACCGCCTCTGCGAGGGGCGCGGTGGGGAGATCTACCGCTTCTTCCGCGACGAGGTGCACAGCAAATACATGCAGTTCCTGCCGGCTGTGGAGCACGTGGTCGATGTCGAGGGCTTCCACCGTCCGCTGATCGTCTCGCCCGACCGCGAAGGGGCTCGCCTGGCCGAATGGTCCGTCACGGCCGGGGGCTACGGCCGTTTCCTGTGCGACATCTTCGACGAATGGGTCGTCAGCGACGTGGGCCGCACCTTCGTGCAGATGTTCGACGCCTCGCTGGCCCAGTGGTGCGGCGTGCAGCCAGGCGTCTGCTCGATGGGTGAGACGTGCGGCGACGCGCTGGTTGTCGAGCACAACGGCGACGTCTATTCGTGCGACCACTTCGTCTACCCGGAATACCTGCTGGGCAATATCCGCGAGACGACCCTGGCGGAGATCTACCGCTCGAAAAAACGCCGCGACTTCGGCCTGGCGAAGCGCAACGCCCTGCCGGCCGAATGCCTGCGCTGCAAATACTACTTCGCGTGCCGGGGCGAATGTCCGAAACACCGCTTCGAGACGGGTTCGGACGGCTGCCGCAAGAATTCGCTCTGCGAGGGTCTGAAGGCCTATTTCCGTCACGTGGAACCCTACATGGATTACATGCGCGACCTGCTGTCGAAGCAGCAGTCCCCGGCGAGGGTCATCCCCTTTGCCCGCAAGCGCATGGGGCTGATGTAG
- a CDS encoding sulfatase, translated as MNRNLVLLAGSLACTSACAAKEKKVSPDHNSKPNVIVILTDDQGYADIGCFGARDIHTPNIDRMAVNGMKFNDFYAGSSVSSPSRASIMTGCYPQRVGIPFVLFPKHLRGISPEELTLAEMFHQAGYSTAAVGKWHLGHQPGALPLQQGFDQFFGLPYSNDMRPPTDPDLPLYNNNSIIEYNPDQSQLTTRYTEYATSFIKENKDKPFFLYLAHSMPHVPLAVSDKFKGKSGRGLYGDVIMEIDWSIGEIYKTLEENGIDKNTWVIYMSDNGPWLLFGNHGGSHGNLREGKTTSFDGGQRVFCLMTWPEVIPAGSQCDEIVANFDLLPTAAKYLGIPLPNHKIDGEDIFPLISGQPNAKSPHEAFYYYYLETPEAIRVGDWKFVLEHPYNFVTEPGMDGKRGQQELRTAERALYNLREDIGETRNRIAEFPEKADSLEKMLMDFEKDLRANIRPAKIYKK; from the coding sequence ATGAACAGAAATCTAGTTTTATTGGCAGGTTCACTCGCTTGTACGAGTGCCTGCGCCGCAAAAGAGAAGAAAGTGTCCCCCGACCACAACTCCAAGCCCAATGTCATCGTTATTTTGACCGACGATCAAGGTTATGCCGATATTGGTTGTTTTGGAGCTCGGGACATTCATACGCCAAACATTGACCGCATGGCTGTAAATGGAATGAAATTCAATGATTTCTATGCCGGGTCTTCCGTTTCTTCTCCTTCTCGGGCATCCATCATGACAGGTTGTTATCCACAACGAGTAGGTATTCCGTTCGTTCTATTTCCCAAACATTTGCGTGGGATCAGCCCCGAAGAACTAACTCTAGCTGAAATGTTCCATCAAGCTGGCTACTCAACGGCTGCCGTAGGGAAATGGCATCTCGGACATCAACCTGGAGCTTTGCCTCTGCAACAAGGCTTCGACCAATTTTTTGGCCTACCCTATTCCAACGATATGAGACCACCCACGGATCCCGATTTGCCCTTGTACAACAACAATAGTATAATCGAATATAACCCAGACCAAAGTCAACTTACCACTCGATATACCGAATACGCGACCTCTTTCATCAAAGAGAATAAAGACAAACCGTTTTTCCTCTATTTAGCCCACTCTATGCCACACGTTCCACTGGCGGTTTCCGATAAATTCAAGGGTAAATCTGGCCGTGGACTTTATGGTGATGTAATCATGGAAATTGACTGGTCGATCGGGGAAATTTACAAAACCCTCGAAGAAAATGGCATCGATAAGAATACCTGGGTAATTTACATGTCCGATAATGGACCATGGCTTCTCTTTGGCAATCACGGTGGTAGTCATGGAAACCTGCGTGAAGGCAAAACCACGTCATTCGATGGCGGACAACGTGTCTTCTGTTTGATGACATGGCCTGAGGTAATTCCTGCTGGCAGCCAATGCGATGAAATCGTGGCCAATTTCGATCTGTTGCCTACAGCGGCCAAATATCTGGGGATTCCACTGCCTAATCATAAAATCGACGGTGAGGATATTTTTCCTCTCATTTCTGGCCAACCAAATGCCAAGTCACCGCACGAAGCTTTCTATTATTACTACCTTGAAACGCCGGAAGCGATCCGCGTAGGAGACTGGAAATTCGTTCTTGAGCATCCATATAATTTTGTCACGGAGCCAGGAATGGATGGGAAACGTGGTCAACAAGAGCTACGTACAGCAGAACGTGCTCTATACAATCTGCGTGAAGATATTGGAGAGACACGAAATCGCATTGCTGAATTCCCTGAGAAGGCTGATAGCTTGGAAAAAATGCTGATGGACTTCGAAAAAGATCTGCGTGCTAATATCCGCCCCGCCAAGATCTATAAAAAATAA
- a CDS encoding RagB/SusD family nutrient uptake outer membrane protein, whose product MKKINHTAIFLALPLWLASILISSCSLNEELRDTYTKSTIKSEADIELLITGAYALMNDGAGFKLQGALMLMMAADDLYAENGLNGQGVNNEYTTFGKKNYNQSLVGPFWNTLYKVINISNELLTYSDKSYVSPDYRKRIIGEASFLRAFSYFYLVRLYGGVPLRLEPTTSLSKFDMPRASIDEVYERIFTDFQTASNNLPLRSALTAGERGRATKGAAQGFMSKAYLTYANYLNLQDRSSEAVAIFDQAVIFADSVLNSGEYSLAEDFMDLWDVNKETDAYASEVIFGIGFTRDMNNSGVASAGSEWAWRMLPLTLYGVTGNSPDGNGGEHVRMHPYFYGIYYNDNSTAADTETDYCAVYQKNVKVENGIPAIDYRLEKSILNYWHNTKTNKYLIAWPYTFNGWPLFVNDDNQKGNVATTPFVNKYRDPMGKDQRTNENDLFLLRLAEIYLIKAEALCESKGVTQDAVDAFNEIRDRARKADGISRSYPKLLETTPDKQTFLNLIFNERGLEFVGEGQRWFDLVRMQSPDGIAGKTRYEYVMYDILQNLPTTPNNRLKLPTYNKENNAWTPEAGSIYGPALETVFAATNKKQFTLFPIPTDEYYYNKAIDPTIDQNPGW is encoded by the coding sequence ATGAAAAAGATCAATCATACGGCCATTTTCCTGGCACTGCCGCTTTGGCTCGCTAGCATTCTGATAAGCAGCTGCAGCCTCAACGAAGAGTTGCGTGACACCTACACTAAAAGCACCATCAAATCGGAAGCCGATATCGAATTGCTCATCACCGGCGCGTATGCCCTCATGAATGACGGAGCCGGATTCAAACTTCAGGGTGCCTTGATGTTAATGATGGCAGCCGATGACCTCTACGCCGAAAACGGACTCAATGGGCAAGGGGTCAACAACGAATATACCACGTTCGGCAAAAAAAATTACAACCAGTCGCTGGTAGGACCTTTTTGGAATACACTTTACAAAGTAATCAACATCAGCAATGAGCTGCTAACCTATTCCGACAAAAGCTATGTCTCGCCGGATTATCGGAAACGGATTATCGGAGAAGCCTCTTTTCTGCGCGCATTCAGCTACTTTTATCTGGTTCGCCTTTACGGAGGTGTGCCGCTTCGGCTGGAACCGACAACCAGTTTATCAAAGTTCGATATGCCCCGTGCCAGCATCGATGAAGTCTATGAACGGATTTTTACCGACTTCCAAACGGCATCGAACAACCTGCCGCTCCGATCGGCGCTAACCGCCGGCGAACGGGGGCGTGCGACCAAAGGAGCCGCACAAGGGTTCATGTCGAAAGCCTATCTTACCTATGCGAACTACTTGAATCTACAAGATCGTTCGAGCGAGGCTGTCGCCATCTTTGACCAGGCCGTTATCTTTGCGGATTCCGTACTCAATTCCGGCGAATATAGCCTGGCTGAGGATTTCATGGATCTTTGGGATGTCAACAAAGAGACAGACGCCTATGCTTCAGAGGTAATCTTTGGCATTGGGTTCACCCGCGACATGAATAATTCGGGGGTGGCCTCTGCTGGCTCCGAATGGGCATGGCGCATGTTGCCTCTCACACTCTACGGCGTCACCGGGAATTCTCCAGACGGAAACGGGGGCGAACATGTCCGCATGCATCCCTATTTCTATGGTATTTACTACAATGACAACAGTACTGCGGCTGATACTGAGACCGACTATTGTGCCGTATATCAAAAAAATGTCAAAGTCGAAAATGGAATTCCGGCCATCGATTACCGCCTGGAGAAATCCATTCTCAATTACTGGCACAACACGAAAACGAACAAATACCTCATTGCCTGGCCCTATACCTTCAACGGTTGGCCGTTATTCGTCAATGACGACAATCAGAAAGGAAATGTCGCTACCACACCTTTTGTCAACAAATATCGCGATCCAATGGGTAAAGACCAACGGACGAATGAAAATGATTTGTTCCTATTACGACTCGCTGAAATCTATCTGATCAAGGCAGAAGCACTCTGCGAATCAAAAGGTGTCACCCAAGACGCAGTAGACGCATTCAACGAGATCCGGGATCGGGCCCGAAAAGCAGATGGAATATCCCGTTCTTACCCCAAATTGCTGGAAACTACGCCCGACAAACAAACATTCCTCAATTTGATTTTCAACGAACGAGGCCTCGAGTTCGTAGGAGAAGGGCAGCGTTGGTTCGATCTAGTACGCATGCAGAGTCCCGACGGAATTGCGGGAAAGACTCGTTACGAATACGTGATGTATGATATCCTGCAGAATCTGCCTACCACACCGAATAACCGGCTCAAACTTCCCACCTACAACAAAGAGAACAATGCATGGACTCCGGAGGCAGGAAGTATCTACGGCCCTGCATTGGAAACTGTTTTTGCCGCAACCAATAAAAAACAATTTACCCTATTCCCCATTCCCACCGACGAATATTATTACAACAAAGCTATCGACCCGACCATCGATCAAAATCCAGGGTGGTAG